Proteins encoded by one window of Anaerosporomusa subterranea:
- a CDS encoding tripartite tricarboxylate transporter TctB family protein, giving the protein MPMRTLNLLSAGILIAFACFIVNEANHMPIEYGELGPGFFPRLIGGCLGAFALSILVMTFFSPKGSGEKVTLPKPALLYILVATAIYLFLLPRLGYLVSTPGYLVVTGLLISGQPKKYWKGVTINGILCSAVLYALFANLLNVPLP; this is encoded by the coding sequence ATGCCGATGCGTACTCTTAATCTGCTATCTGCCGGTATACTTATTGCTTTCGCATGCTTTATTGTCAATGAAGCAAATCATATGCCAATAGAATATGGTGAATTGGGACCAGGCTTTTTTCCACGCTTGATCGGCGGTTGTCTGGGTGCGTTTGCTCTCAGTATTTTGGTTATGACTTTCTTTTCTCCAAAAGGATCCGGAGAAAAGGTAACGTTGCCCAAACCAGCGCTCTTGTATATCTTGGTTGCGACTGCTATTTATTTGTTTTTGTTGCCGCGTCTGGGTTATCTGGTCAGCACGCCGGGATATTTGGTGGTAACTGGTTTGCTTATTTCCGGTCAACCTAAAAAGTACTGGAAAGGGGTTACCATCAACGGCATACTTTGTTCGGCAGTTTTATATGCATTATTCGCTAACCTGCTGAATGTGCCATTACCCTAA
- a CDS encoding FMN-binding glutamate synthase family protein, with the protein MQFIITIFQGLLQPILLLTLLLLAFVLLAKPLLRYLIKRITNDVATTLLSDTYDQNLAELLPSLQRFSVINLIEMSLRAQTGADITRPLGSPKHFFNYDNLMFSPPQMTALSLPVSVKIDMSVTLGSSAAKPLTLKIPLMIAGMAYGLGISEEAKLALAKASKILHTANCSGEGPFLPEEPGQSGKFILQICNWQWGLRTNEQIAAADMLEVKIGQGADVGPAKIEAIDFEGRARILGELAPGEPAVGLPAPPGVNKPEDWPAFMKRLRQRAKGIPIALKIMATDRIEEELAVAVELGFDAIVIDGCEAGSHATPPIKQDDFGIPSLYGLIRARRYLKNSRMSLIISGGYFTPGQCLKALALGADAIYLGTIPLFALGHNQTEKVLPWEPPTTLLYYNSPTKTQLNVEQAATSVVNVLKSMVLEMEEAMRALGKSSLKELSPDDLVALDSVTAEVTGVRQAYSPVASQINSTEKKCRESLAQLNSLLHYARQLTIFLETALAGLCYSNDSACVPELRDQYHLLIKQKQIIPV; encoded by the coding sequence ATGCAATTTATCATAACGATCTTCCAGGGTCTGCTCCAGCCCATTCTTCTCCTGACTCTCTTGCTGCTAGCATTCGTGTTATTAGCTAAACCGCTACTCCGCTATCTCATCAAGCGCATCACCAATGATGTGGCAACAACGCTGCTCTCCGATACGTATGACCAGAATCTTGCGGAATTATTGCCATCATTACAACGTTTTTCGGTCATTAATCTGATAGAAATGAGTTTACGGGCACAAACTGGAGCGGATATCACCCGGCCATTAGGATCTCCTAAGCATTTCTTTAACTATGATAATCTCATGTTCTCCCCCCCACAAATGACTGCGTTATCCCTGCCTGTAAGCGTCAAAATAGACATGTCGGTAACACTCGGTTCGAGTGCTGCTAAACCATTAACACTAAAAATCCCTTTGATGATTGCTGGTATGGCCTATGGTTTAGGAATTAGCGAGGAGGCTAAGCTGGCTTTAGCTAAGGCCTCTAAAATCCTGCATACGGCTAACTGCTCTGGAGAAGGGCCATTTTTACCCGAGGAACCAGGCCAATCGGGAAAGTTTATTTTGCAAATCTGCAACTGGCAATGGGGCCTGCGAACGAACGAGCAAATCGCCGCCGCCGATATGTTGGAAGTGAAAATAGGACAAGGCGCAGACGTGGGGCCAGCTAAGATAGAGGCTATAGATTTCGAAGGTAGAGCACGAATTCTGGGGGAATTAGCTCCCGGTGAACCGGCTGTAGGACTCCCAGCGCCTCCGGGAGTAAACAAACCTGAAGACTGGCCTGCCTTCATGAAGAGATTACGCCAAAGGGCGAAAGGCATTCCGATTGCCCTGAAGATTATGGCGACAGATCGCATTGAGGAGGAGTTGGCAGTTGCCGTAGAGTTAGGCTTCGATGCCATAGTGATTGATGGCTGTGAGGCTGGATCACATGCAACCCCTCCAATTAAGCAAGACGATTTCGGAATACCCAGTTTATACGGGTTGATCCGTGCAAGACGCTATTTAAAAAACAGTCGGATGAGTTTAATCATTTCAGGTGGATACTTTACGCCTGGTCAGTGTCTAAAAGCTTTAGCCTTAGGTGCAGATGCCATTTACCTGGGTACGATTCCCCTTTTTGCTCTTGGACACAATCAAACTGAAAAAGTGCTACCATGGGAACCGCCGACTACTCTGCTATATTACAATTCGCCAACTAAAACACAGCTTAATGTCGAACAGGCAGCTACCAGTGTAGTAAACGTACTGAAATCGATGGTTTTGGAAATGGAAGAAGCAATGCGCGCGTTAGGAAAGTCATCACTCAAAGAACTCAGTCCAGATGACCTTGTTGCGCTAGACTCCGTCACTGCCGAAGTTACGGGAGTCAGGCAGGCGTACAGTCCGGTCGCATCCCAGATCAACTCTACAGAAAAGAAATGCAGGGAATCGCTTGCGCAATTAAATAGTCTTTTACATTACGCCCGCCAGTTGACTATATTCTTGGAAACCGCTTTAGCGGGGCTCTGTTATAGCAACGATTCCGCCTGTGTACCGGAGTTGAGAGATCAATACCATTTGTTAATTAAACAAAAGCAAATCATACCAGTTTGA
- a CDS encoding tripartite tricarboxylate transporter permease, producing the protein MFENLVVGLQAIASPSVQVMILLGALAGILVSCLPGLGPTMTVALLIPFTFGMSPTSALLLLSGVYVGAMFGGAIPAILLATPGTPAAVSTTFDGYPMAKKGYAGKAITIACIASVAAGLFGTLVLMTIAPPLAEFALRFSAPEYFAVAVFGLAVISSLAEGSVMKAFVSGAIGLLLAMVGMDPMMGVDRLTYDNTDLLGGVPFLAVMIGTAALAEVLYQIDSDCKDDKTTAIAVNNMRLSKAELKQMVKPTIIGSVLGVFIGIMPAAGANIASFISWAQAKLWSKHPEEFGTGSIEGLAASESGNNSVVGGDLVPMLTLGIPGDPCTAVMMGALILQGLRPGPMLFTEHPEIVYGLFLGLIISNLWVLPIGLLGAPFFAKMTTVPKHYLWPVILVLCITGSYASEGGIFPAYVVAFFGAVGYLMKKLGYPIAPLILGVLLGPIAEENMRRALLGSHMDYSIFITRPISLTLLVIAAITLIWPWVQDWYQQRVAKKAGVKIDC; encoded by the coding sequence TTGTTTGAGAACCTCGTAGTTGGCTTACAAGCTATTGCTTCACCGTCGGTGCAAGTGATGATTTTGTTAGGAGCTTTGGCAGGTATCTTGGTTTCCTGTCTCCCCGGGCTTGGTCCTACCATGACAGTTGCTCTGTTGATTCCGTTTACTTTTGGTATGTCGCCTACCAGTGCGCTGCTGCTTTTATCCGGTGTTTATGTGGGCGCCATGTTTGGCGGGGCTATACCTGCCATTTTATTAGCCACTCCAGGTACACCGGCTGCGGTGAGCACTACCTTTGACGGTTATCCGATGGCGAAGAAGGGCTATGCCGGTAAAGCGATTACCATTGCCTGTATTGCTTCTGTGGCTGCGGGTTTATTTGGCACTCTTGTCTTAATGACCATTGCACCGCCATTAGCAGAATTTGCTCTCCGTTTCAGCGCTCCTGAGTATTTCGCGGTTGCGGTGTTTGGTTTGGCTGTAATCTCCAGTTTGGCAGAGGGTTCAGTCATGAAGGCGTTTGTGAGTGGCGCTATCGGCCTGCTGTTAGCCATGGTAGGTATGGACCCGATGATGGGCGTGGATCGACTGACTTATGACAACACGGATCTGTTGGGCGGAGTGCCATTTCTGGCGGTTATGATTGGAACGGCAGCCTTGGCAGAAGTCTTGTACCAGATTGACAGCGACTGTAAAGACGATAAGACAACAGCGATCGCTGTCAATAACATGCGTTTATCTAAAGCCGAGCTTAAGCAAATGGTGAAACCGACAATTATTGGCAGTGTACTTGGCGTATTTATTGGCATTATGCCTGCTGCCGGCGCAAACATCGCATCATTTATCTCCTGGGCGCAGGCTAAGCTTTGGTCGAAACATCCGGAAGAGTTTGGAACTGGATCGATAGAAGGATTAGCTGCATCAGAGTCAGGTAACAATTCTGTGGTTGGCGGCGATCTGGTGCCAATGCTTACTCTGGGAATTCCTGGTGATCCATGTACTGCCGTTATGATGGGAGCGCTGATTCTACAAGGACTGCGGCCGGGGCCAATGTTGTTTACAGAACATCCGGAAATTGTCTATGGGCTATTTCTGGGATTGATCATATCTAATCTGTGGGTGTTGCCGATTGGGCTATTGGGCGCTCCTTTTTTTGCCAAGATGACTACCGTTCCTAAGCACTACCTATGGCCGGTAATCCTAGTTTTGTGTATCACTGGCTCGTATGCATCCGAGGGGGGGATCTTTCCCGCCTATGTTGTAGCCTTCTTCGGAGCAGTAGGCTATCTGATGAAAAAACTAGGCTATCCGATAGCGCCGCTAATTTTAGGGGTACTTCTGGGTCCTATTGCGGAAGAAAATATGCGGCGTGCCTTATTGGGCTCGCATATGGATTATTCTATTTTTATCACTCGACCGATATCGTTAACCTTGCTAGTGATTGCTGCAATCACGCTGATTTGGCCATGGGTTCAGGACTGGTATCAACAGCGGGTTGCTAAAAAAGCTGGCGTGAAAATCGACTGCTAA
- a CDS encoding DUF2157 domain-containing protein, with product MNKKALAELYQDLPELIATGVLTPEAAENIKNHYGPIEDNQGRPTFLLAFGVFGVLLVGLGITLLIAHNWAQLTRVNRLALSIGLLVAAQLVAGMTLYFKQESRTWRESAAALHMIVIGAVLALVGQTYHLTGDTDSFLLTWMLLSLPLMYLLRANSVAVLYLLGVTYWSASIYSPVEKQFVWLLLTLALPYYWQKLRQDRFSNATAVLSWVWNICLYGCFTAAFDSSLNTFRALVYSALFSINYMAGVLWFNTVQESRLPFKAIGLAGSGITIFILTFYDYWRHLNMTTSRVSNVETLLVIALLLLTAAALFRTAKQTGHRNLPFAVAPLVVSIGYLVQYFDASGSTPMILLNGYMLLLSIWVISAGSRNRSIGQVNAGMLMLALLIAARFLDANLSFVIRGVVFVCLGIGFLVVNWLMVRHKAGGQHEK from the coding sequence ATGAACAAAAAAGCCCTCGCAGAGCTATATCAGGATCTGCCTGAGTTAATTGCCACAGGTGTGCTGACACCAGAGGCTGCTGAGAATATTAAAAATCATTACGGTCCAATCGAGGATAACCAGGGTAGACCTACCTTTTTGCTGGCTTTCGGCGTTTTCGGCGTTCTATTGGTGGGGCTGGGAATTACTCTATTAATCGCCCACAACTGGGCGCAATTGACGCGAGTCAACCGCCTGGCTTTATCTATTGGGTTGCTTGTCGCCGCCCAACTGGTAGCGGGAATGACGTTGTATTTCAAACAAGAAAGCCGAACATGGCGGGAATCAGCGGCAGCGCTGCACATGATCGTCATTGGCGCAGTATTGGCTTTGGTTGGGCAAACCTATCATCTGACAGGCGATACGGATAGTTTTCTGCTCACCTGGATGCTGTTATCGCTGCCGCTGATGTACCTGCTGCGTGCAAACAGTGTCGCTGTGCTGTATCTTCTGGGAGTAACCTACTGGTCTGCTAGTATCTATTCACCGGTGGAAAAGCAGTTTGTATGGCTTCTGTTAACTCTGGCCCTGCCTTATTATTGGCAAAAGTTGCGTCAAGACCGATTTTCTAACGCTACAGCCGTTTTGTCTTGGGTATGGAATATCTGTCTTTACGGCTGCTTCACAGCTGCATTCGATAGCTCTTTAAATACGTTCAGAGCATTAGTGTACAGCGCCTTGTTCAGCATCAACTACATGGCAGGCGTATTGTGGTTCAACACCGTTCAGGAAAGTCGATTGCCGTTTAAAGCGATCGGTTTAGCTGGTAGTGGGATCACGATCTTTATCTTGACTTTTTATGACTATTGGCGACATCTAAATATGACGACATCGAGAGTTTCAAATGTCGAAACACTGCTGGTTATCGCACTGTTGCTGCTAACTGCCGCCGCTCTCTTTCGCACCGCAAAACAAACCGGTCACAGGAATCTGCCATTCGCCGTCGCACCGTTAGTCGTAAGCATCGGTTATTTGGTCCAGTACTTTGATGCTAGCGGGTCAACCCCCATGATTCTCCTGAACGGCTATATGCTGCTTCTGAGTATCTGGGTTATCAGCGCCGGTTCCCGCAATCGCAGTATTGGTCAGGTTAATGCCGGTATGCTGATGTTGGCCTTGCTCATTGCTGCACGGTTCCTTGATGCAAATCTCAGCTTTGTCATTCGAGGAGTCGTCTTTGTCTGTCTGGGTATAGGATTTCTAGTGGTCAATTGGTTGATGGTACGCCATAAAGCAGGAGGACAGCATGAAAAGTAA
- a CDS encoding tripartite tricarboxylate transporter substrate binding protein: MRKTTWMAGLIILALVLSLTGCGGEKKVEAPKFPTKPISIIVPYGAGGGTDAIARAMAKSAEPIFGQPVTIINKVGANGAVGMTDGVNAAADGYTVTAAAIETVLHPIMGNVKWKVDDYKSILMTNSDPISIAVRADSPYKTLAELIAVAKQKPESLKLATLAPGAITHLAGLSFQEKTGAKFTIMPFPSGGAAAITDLLGGHADAACITAAEMSQHVKAGKIRLLAILDGNRMKGFPNVPTAKEQGYDMAFSVWRGMTVPAKTPDAVVKVLHDGFKKAMEDPNFIAFMEKGDFGIRYDTGANFHTFMNNETKLLTPLLKQAGLIKKQQ, encoded by the coding sequence GTGAGAAAAACAACATGGATGGCAGGTCTGATTATTCTGGCGCTGGTTCTCTCTCTAACAGGCTGTGGCGGTGAGAAAAAGGTCGAGGCTCCGAAGTTTCCGACAAAACCAATTTCAATCATTGTGCCGTATGGCGCTGGCGGTGGTACAGATGCGATTGCGCGCGCTATGGCTAAATCAGCTGAACCCATTTTTGGGCAGCCAGTGACGATTATTAATAAAGTAGGAGCAAACGGTGCAGTAGGTATGACCGACGGCGTAAATGCGGCGGCTGACGGTTATACGGTGACAGCGGCTGCGATTGAAACTGTGCTGCATCCCATTATGGGCAATGTAAAATGGAAAGTGGATGACTACAAATCCATTCTCATGACCAATTCAGATCCTATCTCAATTGCAGTCAGAGCTGACAGTCCGTATAAAACACTGGCAGAATTGATTGCCGTTGCCAAGCAAAAACCGGAATCATTAAAGCTGGCGACTCTTGCCCCGGGAGCAATTACCCATCTGGCGGGACTGAGCTTCCAAGAAAAAACTGGCGCTAAATTCACTATTATGCCATTTCCTTCAGGCGGAGCGGCGGCTATTACCGATCTGTTAGGCGGCCATGCCGACGCAGCTTGTATTACCGCAGCCGAGATGAGCCAACACGTCAAGGCAGGCAAGATCAGACTGCTGGCTATTTTGGACGGCAATAGAATGAAAGGCTTCCCCAACGTGCCGACAGCTAAGGAACAAGGATACGACATGGCGTTTAGCGTATGGCGCGGTATGACTGTTCCGGCAAAAACTCCAGATGCAGTGGTGAAAGTTCTCCATGACGGTTTCAAGAAAGCGATGGAAGATCCCAATTTTATCGCATTTATGGAAAAAGGCGACTTTGGCATCCGTTATGATACCGGCGCTAATTTCCATACGTTCATGAACAATGAAACAAAGCTGCTTACTCCGCTGCTTAAACAAGCAGGTTTGATAAAAAAACAACAGTAA
- a CDS encoding Gfo/Idh/MocA family protein codes for MKTIRVGIVGSGFIAELHMYAYRRVYGLNIEISAVVSRGDHVLDFAKRHHIPTVYRDFRDLLADKDIDVVDICTPPSLHADMAVEAMQAGKHVICEKPFTGYFGRQGDAVPIGRKVQKGLMYEQVMAEMKKARAVIQGSGQLFLYAEDWVYAPAISKTAEMLRATKDKVLFMKAEESHSGSHAEHAARWDMTGGGALIRQGCHPLSAALYLKQVEAKSRGENISIANIVCDVGNLGDGLIGDERKYIFSHPVDVEDWAMMNLTFTDGTKATVFAGDMILGGVRNLVETYTNGGVLFANIAPNNHMVTYMTDEQKLADVYITEKVDRKTGWQYVCLQEEWTRGYMQEIQDFMECVATGRKPLSDLDLAQNTIQAIYAAYWSAEEGRRINL; via the coding sequence ATGAAAACAATCAGAGTAGGTATTGTCGGCAGTGGTTTCATCGCAGAATTACATATGTATGCGTATCGAAGGGTATATGGTCTAAACATTGAGATCAGCGCTGTTGTTTCCCGTGGAGACCATGTATTGGATTTTGCCAAACGGCATCATATACCCACCGTTTATCGCGATTTTCGGGACTTGCTAGCCGACAAGGATATTGATGTAGTGGATATTTGCACTCCGCCTTCGCTTCATGCCGATATGGCAGTAGAAGCCATGCAGGCTGGAAAACATGTTATCTGTGAAAAACCGTTTACCGGCTATTTTGGACGCCAAGGGGACGCTGTGCCCATCGGTCGCAAGGTGCAGAAAGGGCTGATGTATGAGCAGGTAATGGCCGAAATGAAAAAAGCTCGCGCGGTAATCCAGGGCAGCGGGCAACTATTCCTATATGCCGAGGACTGGGTGTACGCGCCAGCAATTAGTAAAACGGCCGAGATGCTGCGGGCGACCAAGGATAAAGTTCTGTTCATGAAAGCTGAGGAAAGTCATAGCGGTTCACACGCTGAACACGCGGCGAGGTGGGATATGACTGGAGGCGGGGCGCTGATTCGCCAAGGTTGTCATCCGTTGAGTGCGGCTCTTTATCTAAAGCAGGTAGAAGCCAAATCCCGGGGAGAGAACATTTCGATTGCCAATATTGTTTGTGATGTAGGTAATCTGGGAGATGGGCTGATTGGCGACGAACGCAAGTACATCTTTTCCCACCCAGTTGACGTAGAGGACTGGGCGATGATGAATCTAACCTTCACCGATGGCACTAAGGCAACGGTATTTGCAGGAGATATGATTTTAGGCGGTGTGCGAAACTTAGTTGAGACATATACCAATGGTGGCGTACTGTTTGCTAACATCGCCCCCAACAATCATATGGTAACCTACATGACAGATGAGCAGAAGCTGGCAGATGTGTATATAACGGAAAAGGTCGACCGCAAGACCGGTTGGCAATATGTCTGCCTTCAAGAAGAGTGGACACGTGGCTATATGCAAGAAATTCAGGATTTCATGGAATGCGTTGCAACCGGCCGCAAACCGCTGTCTGATTTGGATCTGGCACAGAATACGATTCAGGCGATTTACGCAGCCTATTGGTCAGCTGAAGAGGGCCGTCGAATCAATTTATAA
- a CDS encoding LacI family DNA-binding transcriptional regulator: protein MEKRSYSERQGKVTIREVAEKAETSIATVSYVLNHEANRYLRPELRDRVLQAASELGYVKNAAASSLKGKRRGILAVLVPQFGNIFFTRICVNVEAVARQEGCIVTICNSDDDPAQERLILDRLVAQRIDGCIISPVLLQAENLALLERHQVPFVILERSLDETYPAYDFVGHDNFQSGYLATQRLLSSGHKNIAFLGWDSPVPNVWERLDGYTTALREYGLSFRPEWVKMTELSKQAGRDAAAQLPLTDITAIVLGHHESANGALLHFQDAGLRWPEQISIVMIGTPEWSGMLRPRLTCIKRPESEMGSAAATLLFEKLRDPNHVATRRIFSCSLLEGGSVRNIL, encoded by the coding sequence GTGGAAAAACGCTCTTACAGTGAGAGGCAGGGAAAAGTCACCATCCGGGAGGTGGCTGAAAAAGCAGAAACATCGATAGCTACCGTTTCCTATGTGCTCAATCATGAAGCCAATCGATATTTACGTCCTGAATTGAGAGACCGCGTACTACAAGCTGCCAGTGAACTGGGTTATGTGAAAAACGCTGCGGCAAGTAGTCTTAAAGGAAAGCGCCGCGGTATTCTAGCCGTGTTAGTGCCGCAGTTTGGCAATATATTTTTTACGCGGATATGTGTCAATGTGGAGGCAGTAGCCCGTCAGGAGGGATGCATAGTAACTATTTGCAATAGTGACGATGACCCAGCTCAGGAGCGCCTCATTCTGGATCGGCTTGTTGCCCAGCGCATTGACGGTTGCATTATTTCACCGGTTTTGTTACAGGCAGAGAATCTGGCATTGCTAGAACGGCATCAGGTGCCATTCGTCATTTTAGAACGCTCATTGGATGAGACATATCCTGCGTATGATTTTGTTGGTCATGACAATTTTCAATCCGGTTATTTAGCTACCCAAAGGTTGCTTTCCTCTGGACACAAAAACATCGCTTTTTTGGGCTGGGATTCGCCAGTCCCCAATGTCTGGGAAAGGTTGGACGGGTATACTACAGCTCTGAGGGAGTACGGACTGTCATTTCGTCCTGAATGGGTTAAAATGACGGAATTATCAAAACAGGCGGGACGTGATGCGGCGGCACAGTTGCCCTTGACAGATATAACGGCTATTGTGCTAGGACATCATGAGTCAGCAAATGGAGCATTGCTTCACTTTCAGGATGCAGGATTGCGGTGGCCAGAGCAAATTTCTATCGTTATGATTGGTACTCCTGAATGGAGTGGCATGCTTAGACCTCGGTTAACGTGTATCAAACGCCCGGAATCAGAAATGGGGAGCGCGGCGGCAACCTTATTGTTTGAAAAACTGCGTGATCCCAATCATGTGGCAACGAGACGGATTTTCTCCTGCTCATTGCTGGAAGGAGGTTCAGTGCGCAACATCCTTTAA
- the menA gene encoding 1,4-dihydroxy-2-naphthoate polyprenyltransferase: MNLKSFFDFVEIRTKLASVTPFLIGTLYALYKYDSFKFENAIIMFISLFAFDMATTGINNYLDYKKAHSRKGYNYEKHNAVVNHDIKESTALAVIVMLLTTATALGVFLTLKTDIVVLVIGVLSFTTGILYTFGPVPISRMPLGEVFSGFFMGFIIIFLAVYIHIFDQGIALLSYSGTMLTIHLNLIEVLSLFLFSIPAIAGIGNIMLANNICDLDEDILNKRYTLPHYIGKEKALKLFKASYDIGYFSIIIAVVLNVAPTIILLAILTKIVLDKNIKRFAHNPSKREPFVLAVKNFIVVNGAVALLLGIAVVEKYVF; encoded by the coding sequence ATGAATCTAAAAAGCTTTTTTGACTTTGTTGAAATTCGCACAAAACTCGCCAGTGTTACACCATTTCTTATTGGGACTCTATATGCTTTATATAAATATGACAGTTTTAAATTTGAAAACGCCATTATTATGTTTATTTCTCTTTTCGCTTTCGACATGGCGACAACTGGCATCAATAATTATCTAGATTATAAAAAGGCGCATAGTAGAAAGGGCTACAACTACGAGAAACACAACGCTGTCGTCAATCATGACATAAAGGAGTCTACCGCGCTGGCAGTTATCGTTATGTTGTTGACTACCGCTACAGCTTTAGGCGTATTTTTGACTTTAAAAACCGACATAGTAGTTCTGGTAATCGGTGTGCTTTCCTTTACAACAGGGATATTATATACCTTCGGACCTGTTCCGATTTCCCGAATGCCTTTAGGGGAAGTCTTCTCAGGTTTTTTCATGGGCTTTATCATCATCTTCTTAGCAGTATATATCCATATATTTGATCAGGGAATCGCGCTGCTGTCCTATAGCGGGACGATGTTAACCATCCACTTAAACCTCATTGAGGTTCTTTCGCTATTCCTGTTTTCCATACCGGCCATTGCGGGTATTGGCAATATCATGCTTGCTAATAACATCTGTGATCTGGATGAAGATATTCTGAATAAGCGCTACACCTTGCCTCACTATATCGGCAAGGAAAAAGCATTGAAGCTTTTCAAAGCATCATATGATATTGGCTACTTCTCCATTATAATCGCAGTGGTCCTAAATGTTGCTCCGACGATTATATTGCTGGCGATTTTGACTAAAATAGTATTAGATAAAAACATAAAAAGGTTCGCACATAACCCATCAAAGCGGGAACCCTTTGTCCTTGCGGTGAAAAACTTTATAGTGGTCAATGGAGCGGTCGCTTTGCTCTTAGGCATAGCGGTAGTCGAGAAATACGTATTTTAG
- the buk gene encoding butyrate kinase codes for MKGIFRVLAINPGSTSTKIAVFDNEQPVFEQVVRYSNEELAPFETVIDQFEFRKEGILQLLKQNGIDIASLDAVVGRGGLLKPIEGGTYAVNDAMIIDIRLAERGEHASDLGGVIAKEIADRLDISAYIVDPVVVDELADIARISGLPGYDRVSIFHALNQKAVARRVSKELGKPYDQANLIIAHLGGGISVGAHQGGRVIDVNNALNGDGPFSPERAGGMPVTQIIDLCFSGKYTSNEVRKMLVGKGGLVAYLGTNDGREVCKRIDAGDVKAKLVYEAMAYQVAKEIGAAAAVLYGKVDVIVLTGGLAYDKTLVEWITDRVKFIAGVKVVPGEDEMIALTEGALRVLRGEETAKEYK; via the coding sequence ATGAAAGGAATATTTAGAGTATTAGCGATTAATCCTGGTTCAACCTCAACTAAAATTGCAGTCTTTGACAATGAGCAGCCAGTCTTTGAGCAGGTTGTCCGCTATTCTAATGAGGAATTGGCTCCGTTTGAAACCGTGATTGATCAATTTGAATTCCGTAAAGAGGGGATTCTACAGCTGCTAAAACAAAATGGTATCGACATTGCCAGTCTGGATGCTGTAGTTGGAAGAGGCGGACTGTTAAAGCCAATCGAAGGCGGGACCTATGCGGTAAATGATGCTATGATTATAGATATTCGTCTGGCTGAACGCGGCGAGCATGCCTCAGATTTAGGCGGTGTGATCGCCAAGGAGATCGCTGACAGACTAGATATCTCCGCGTATATCGTCGATCCTGTTGTCGTCGATGAGCTTGCCGATATTGCGAGAATATCCGGTCTGCCCGGTTATGACAGAGTAAGCATATTTCATGCATTGAATCAGAAGGCTGTTGCCAGAAGAGTCTCAAAGGAACTGGGAAAGCCCTATGATCAAGCAAATTTAATCATTGCTCATTTGGGCGGCGGTATCAGTGTCGGCGCCCATCAAGGCGGCAGGGTAATTGATGTCAATAATGCTCTAAATGGAGACGGTCCATTCTCACCAGAAAGAGCAGGCGGGATGCCTGTAACGCAAATCATTGACCTCTGCTTCTCCGGTAAGTACACAAGTAATGAAGTCCGAAAAATGCTTGTCGGCAAGGGCGGACTGGTAGCATATTTAGGAACAAACGACGGCAGGGAAGTCTGTAAGAGGATCGATGCCGGTGACGTCAAAGCAAAACTGGTCTATGAAGCAATGGCCTACCAGGTAGCTAAGGAAATCGGCGCTGCAGCCGCCGTGTTGTATGGCAAGGTTGACGTCATCGTATTAACCGGCGGACTTGCCTATGATAAGACGTTGGTAGAATGGATTACTGACCGAGTGAAATTTATTGCTGGCGTCAAAGTAGTTCCCGGGGAAGATGAGATGATTGCATTAACCGAGGGCGCGTTACGAGTACTTAGAGGCGAGGAAACGGCTAAAGAATACAAGTAA